CGAAGTCACCCTTGTTTCGCACAAAGCCATCCATCACGGCGTTGCCCATGCGTTCCCTACATTCCGTGTCGTACAACTCTTCGTGATTGCTACCGACCTGTTCCAATCGATTCAACAACTGACGAAGCAATTCTTCCATTCCCAATGCTCCTAAAATCCGAAGTCGGCAGTCATCGCCACCTAACCTCGCTAAATCAACGACAAGATCGTAGCGGAGATCATCATACGCTGGATGCGGTTCTAGTACACCGTAGTGGGCCTTCAATGCCTTTTCTAATCGGACTGGAGCTACTGTCTTGCGAAATCTCAGTTGCTCAGCTTCTTCTGCGGTTGCGCAGCGAGACCAACTGCCGTCGTGGCTCTCAATATGCATCTCGCCCGAGATTCTCACCTTCGATAATGGGAGCTTGATGTTGGCAAGATTATTGGTGACGTTGCCAATGACTGTCCAATCACCGTGATGTAGCTTGGCGTCCAGAGTTAATGACGCAAACAGCACTTCTTGGCCAACGGCATCCTGAGGACAAGGCGGGGAGCTTGCATTCCATATGTTTGCATAGATTACCACGTAGAGCTCCGATTGCAGCACATCAACTATCTGCCCAAGCCCAACCCGTGTGCTATCGATCGGCAATAGAAATACGTCGCCCTTGTTCCACGATTCAGCCACGAATAATCTCCTAGTAATCTCTCGGTTCAGACAGCCCAAGGCGGGGTCTTCGAGCCGAGCCAACCGGATCCTTATTGTTGGATACAAGCCGTGACTTTCGTGCCTTCACGCCATCAGTCAACTCTTGAATGAAATTATGCTCCGCAGCGTCCAAAGCCTCACCCGGCTGGGCTCGGTCAACGATCTCAAAGTCAAAGTCAGAGTCTGGATGTTTCCGAGCATGCTCCGCTTGGCGTTTAATGAAGCGTTGCTGGCTCTTCGCTTGCCCGCCATACGGTTTTAGTTTTCCATTCAAGTCAGTTCGCTTGTAGACGATTCCCTCTGGGGCCCTTAAACCTACCCCACCAACTGTATCAGCCTGAGAGACAAGCCGACTGCTTGGCAGCACGTCATACGTTCCAAAGGTGGCGCGGAGCGTGTCTGAGAACTCATCAGCGGAACCATTGACGATGCCGATATAGCCCGAATCGTAATGCCCGCGAGGGACGAGGTCACAGGGGCCTGCATTATGGACCAGCAGGCCGGAGCCGGTGACGCTGTAGACGTGTTCGCCGGCAATTTCCAGGTTGTAAACCGGTTCCGGTCCGGCGCGGATTTCGATGGAGGTGATGCGGACTGTCTTACCCACCGCAGAACGCAAACGTTCGCCGGGCTGTAACTGGTCCGTATGCAC
The sequence above is a segment of the Gimesia algae genome. Coding sequences within it:
- a CDS encoding Imm26 family immunity protein; translated protein: MAESWNKGDVFLLPIDSTRVGLGQIVDVLQSELYVVIYANIWNASSPPCPQDAVGQEVLFASLTLDAKLHHGDWTVIGNVTNNLANIKLPLSKVRISGEMHIESHDGSWSRCATAEEAEQLRFRKTVAPVRLEKALKAHYGVLEPHPAYDDLRYDLVVDLARLGGDDCRLRILGALGMEELLRQLLNRLEQVGSNHEELYDTECRERMGNAVMDGFVRNKGDFVLADDFGLYATEANLAVKEALAEYITKANSQAAESSITDFHERLAAFQNSDVESDGEGSFYDDFCGHSAPDAFDSTGNVIE
- a CDS encoding polymorphic toxin-type HINT domain-containing protein, with translation MRIVGRNPLRIQTEPTIDPTPEGWRLVSVRMLKEDGTYFEAELLRPLSWIYRHRAQPGAVIMLNMPELHVVGAAEVLSISDCSPIDPGDGPVVISTFKNVSHNVLNLYVEGETEPIGVTAGHPIWSEDRQAFVHTDQLQPGERLRSAVGKTVRITSIEIRAGPEPVYNLEIAGEHVYSVTGSGLLVHNAGPCDLVPRGHYDSGYIGIVNGSADEFSDTLRATFGTYDVLPSSRLVSQADTVGGVGLRAPEGIVYKRTDLNGKLKPYGGQAKSQQRFIKRQAEHARKHPDSDFDFEIVDRAQPGEALDAAEHNFIQELTDGVKARKSRLVSNNKDPVGSARRPRLGLSEPRDY